One Drechmeria coniospora strain ARSEF 6962 chromosome 01, whole genome shotgun sequence genomic region harbors:
- a CDS encoding putative Ras-related protein Rab7 (RAB7_NEUCR Probable Ras-related protein Rab7), producing MSSRKKVLLKVIILGDSGVGKTSLMNQYVNKKFSASYKATIGADFLTREVLVDDRQVTMQLWDTAGQERFQSLGVAFYRGADCCVLVYDVNNAKSFEALDSWRDEFLIQASPRDPPNFPFVVLGNKIDVEESKRVISNKRAMTFCQSKGDIPYFETSAKEAINIDQAFEVIARNALAQEESEEFSGDFDDPINIHIDNDRDGCAC from the exons ATGTCCTCGAGAAAGAAGGTCCTCCTCAAG GTCATCATCCTGGGAGACAGCGGTGTCGGCAAGACGAGCTTGATGAACCAATAT GTCAACAAGAAGTTTAGCGCGAGCTACAAAGCCACCATCGGAGCCGACTTCCTGACGCGAGAAGTCTTGGTCGACGACCGACAGGTCACCATGCAG CTCTGGGATACGGCTGGGCAGGAGCGATTTCAGTCGCTCGGCGTAGCCTTCTACCGCGGCGCCGACTGCTGCGTTCTCGTCTACGATGTGAACAATGCAAAGAGCTTCGAGGCGCTCGACAGCTGGAGAGACGAGTTCCTCATCCAGGCGTCACCCCGAGATCCGCCCAACTTTCCGTTC GTCGTGCTCGGAAACAAGATTGATGTCGAGGAGAGCAAACGAGTG ATCTCCAACAAGAGGGCCATGACCTTCTGTCAGTCCAAGGGGGACATTCCCTACTTTGAGACGAGCGCCAAGGAGGCCATCAACATCGACCAGGCATTCGAGG TCATCGCGCGAAACGCCCTCGCCCAGGAGGAATCTGAGGAGTTTAGCGGTGACTTTGATGATCCGATCAATATCCACATCGACAACGACCGAGACGGGTGCGCATGCTGA